One region of Mycolicibacterium rhodesiae NBB3 genomic DNA includes:
- a CDS encoding NAD-dependent epimerase/dehydratase family protein has translation MSTVLVTGALGYVGSQTVARLHEQGATVVPTDIDTPANRKAARRLPSGISVRWADLTERGHVTRLLTDVAPAAIVHLAAVIPAATYLNAKLSRKVNVEATRLLVEAAEQLSQRPRFVHASSVAVHGSRNPYHNRILTADSPLNPVDSYGAQKLAAENIVRQSGLEWLILRLGAVVSTDVRSLPVSADVMFLEWSSPSDGRINTVDVRDVAAAFAAAVGSNVSGEILMIGGDDSHRQLQGDMGPAVAEAMGLRNVYPRGRPGNPNDDSAWFVCDWMDTARSQEVLDFQHHSWPDMLAEIRTRVGALRYLLTALSPIARVVLRRRTPYRGQPGIYADPWGLAYQRWPGARPD, from the coding sequence GTGAGCACGGTCCTGGTCACGGGGGCGCTGGGTTACGTCGGTTCGCAGACCGTCGCGCGACTCCACGAGCAGGGCGCCACGGTAGTTCCCACCGATATCGATACTCCCGCGAACCGGAAAGCGGCACGTCGTCTGCCGTCTGGAATCAGCGTGCGCTGGGCGGATCTCACGGAGAGGGGCCACGTAACAAGGTTGCTGACCGATGTGGCCCCGGCAGCGATTGTCCATCTGGCGGCGGTCATACCCGCCGCCACGTACCTCAACGCGAAACTGTCGCGCAAGGTCAACGTCGAGGCCACCAGACTCCTGGTCGAGGCGGCAGAGCAGCTTTCACAGCGCCCGCGATTCGTTCATGCCTCCAGCGTGGCCGTGCACGGCTCGCGCAATCCGTACCACAATCGAATCCTCACAGCTGATTCACCGCTGAATCCCGTCGACTCCTACGGTGCTCAGAAGCTGGCGGCCGAGAACATCGTGCGCCAGTCGGGTCTCGAATGGCTGATCTTGCGACTGGGTGCGGTCGTCAGCACCGATGTGCGCTCTCTGCCGGTCAGCGCCGACGTGATGTTTCTGGAGTGGTCTTCGCCCTCCGATGGTCGTATCAACACGGTCGACGTGCGTGATGTGGCAGCGGCCTTCGCCGCTGCCGTCGGCTCAAACGTGTCGGGGGAGATCCTGATGATCGGGGGAGACGATTCCCACCGTCAGCTGCAGGGTGACATGGGCCCAGCCGTAGCTGAAGCGATGGGGTTGAGAAACGTCTACCCGCGAGGCAGGCCGGGCAACCCGAATGACGACAGTGCATGGTTCGTCTGCGATTGGATGGACACTGCGCGTTCGCAGGAGGTCCTCGACTTCCAGCACCACTCGTGGCCGGACATGCTTGCGGAGATTCGCACCAGGGTCGGTGCATTGCGATACCTGTTGACGGCGCTGTCGCCGATCGCACGAGTCGTACTGAGACGCCGGACTCCTTACCGGGGGCAGCCTGGCATCTATGCCGATCCGTGGGGGTTGGCTTATCAGCGGTGGCCTGGGGCCAGACCCGATTGA
- a CDS encoding nuclear transport factor 2 family protein translates to MTDREELVALTIRYATAIDKQQYDLLSTVFTHDAEVDYGEVGHWTGGAEVAEFMAAVHVGAAHTMHRMTNQAIELDGDAAELRTYVDALILAEDGSGANPVGYYDDHAVRTADGWRIARRTYTSVRLVGVSAQ, encoded by the coding sequence ATGACAGACCGCGAGGAATTGGTCGCCCTGACGATCCGCTATGCGACCGCAATCGACAAGCAGCAATATGATTTGCTCTCAACGGTTTTCACCCATGATGCCGAGGTGGACTACGGCGAGGTCGGCCATTGGACCGGCGGCGCTGAGGTGGCCGAATTCATGGCAGCGGTCCACGTCGGAGCCGCCCACACCATGCACCGGATGACCAACCAAGCGATCGAACTCGATGGCGACGCAGCAGAATTGCGAACATACGTCGATGCCTTGATCTTGGCCGAGGACGGCTCGGGCGCCAACCCCGTTGGCTACTACGACGATCACGCCGTGCGCACCGCCGACGGCTGGCGGATTGCGCGCCGCACGTACACCTCGGTGCGACTCGTCGGAGTGTCAGCTCAATGA
- a CDS encoding LLM class F420-dependent oxidoreductase, which produces MEIGLVLPHTGPSASATFIRDFAQAAEEHEFSRLWAVDHLVLPFQVTSLYVLGREPSPIAAGWLSENLAPNYEMMTTLAWVAGQTTTIGLGTSIAVLPLRNPVANARQLATLDALSGGRLTYGVGVGWLREEAIAMGVPWDRRGARTEEHITLLRTLWCASDPYVEFHGQFYDFAPMDPRPQPVQRPIPILVGGHSHRAIDRAARIGDGWIAAPMSVNRLTELVTKLSRAAESHGRSQDSLYTVASTRYSDTPSFAETCSAVRQLGIDHLQVVIPDREPSLVIDRVPEIAALAGQ; this is translated from the coding sequence ATGGAGATCGGACTGGTCCTTCCCCATACAGGACCTTCGGCTTCGGCAACATTCATCCGGGACTTCGCGCAAGCCGCCGAGGAGCACGAATTCTCGAGGCTATGGGCTGTCGATCACCTCGTGCTGCCCTTCCAGGTCACCTCGTTGTACGTACTGGGCCGGGAACCGAGCCCGATTGCCGCCGGTTGGCTCTCGGAGAACCTCGCACCGAACTACGAGATGATGACGACATTGGCGTGGGTGGCGGGCCAGACGACGACGATCGGCCTCGGCACGTCGATCGCGGTCCTTCCCTTGCGCAACCCTGTTGCCAACGCCAGGCAACTGGCGACGCTGGACGCGTTGTCGGGCGGGCGCTTGACGTACGGAGTCGGGGTCGGCTGGCTGCGTGAGGAGGCCATCGCGATGGGCGTGCCGTGGGATCGTCGCGGCGCCCGCACCGAGGAACACATCACGCTGCTGCGCACACTGTGGTGTGCAAGTGACCCGTACGTCGAATTTCACGGGCAATTCTACGATTTCGCCCCCATGGATCCGCGTCCGCAACCGGTGCAGCGTCCCATACCGATCCTGGTGGGTGGGCACTCCCACCGGGCGATCGACCGCGCTGCACGCATTGGGGACGGGTGGATCGCCGCGCCCATGTCCGTCAACCGGCTGACCGAACTGGTGACGAAGCTGAGCCGAGCAGCGGAATCGCACGGACGATCGCAAGACAGCCTGTACACCGTCGCATCAACTAGGTATAGCGATACCCCCTCATTCGCCGAGACGTGCAGTGCCGTGCGTCAGCTGGGCATCGACCATCTGCAAGTGGTCATACCTGACAGGGAACCGAGCCTCGTCATCGACCGCGTTCCGGAAATCGCCGCTCTGGCCGGCCAGTGA
- a CDS encoding SDR family oxidoreductase, whose protein sequence is MANKVVVIGASGGVAGALADGLGAALGGHDALSVSDLDSVVITVGTEPAPRLQDIASASSVEWDNCVGEPMWDALVTLQLAHAALKSRGGRIVVVVPTVGIAGAVGLVPYTTAVEGIRAMAKSATRQWARDGVVVNLISAPIRVFAEGLAESDGHLTKAAVEDDPTLVHSVVETAKFLLRSDVHHLAGETIVVDGGSVMLP, encoded by the coding sequence ATGGCGAACAAAGTCGTCGTAATCGGCGCATCCGGGGGCGTGGCAGGCGCACTTGCCGACGGGCTCGGCGCCGCACTCGGCGGCCACGACGCTCTGTCTGTATCCGACCTTGATTCGGTTGTGATCACCGTCGGCACCGAACCGGCGCCGCGCCTTCAGGACATCGCCTCGGCGAGTTCGGTCGAATGGGACAACTGCGTGGGCGAGCCCATGTGGGACGCGCTCGTCACCCTTCAATTGGCCCATGCGGCGCTAAAAAGCCGGGGTGGCCGCATCGTCGTCGTGGTGCCAACGGTCGGGATCGCCGGAGCGGTTGGCCTCGTGCCGTACACGACAGCCGTCGAGGGGATCCGCGCCATGGCCAAATCGGCTACGCGTCAATGGGCTCGCGACGGCGTGGTGGTGAACCTCATCTCTGCGCCGATACGAGTCTTCGCCGAGGGACTCGCTGAATCCGACGGCCACCTGACGAAGGCCGCAGTGGAGGACGATCCCACCCTTGTTCATTCGGTCGTCGAGACCGCGAAATTCCTGCTCAGAAGCGATGTTCATCATCTTGCCGGTGAGACCATCGTCGTTGACGGAGGGTCGGTGATGCTGCCGTGA
- a CDS encoding LLM class flavin-dependent oxidoreductase, translating to MFTLRFDMRAPSIGAPPTELYRAACEMSAWAETRGCVAAVLCEHHCADDGYLPSPLLLGAAIAARTEQLMLNLVILLPFYDPARLAEDMAVLDHISAGRATYVFGIGYRAEEYAHFGLSLSDRGRLADEKLGLLRRLLAGEEVVHDGRQMKVTPRPRTPDGPMMSWGGASLAAARRAGRNGLGLLANGGVPGMQEAYEKACRDNGFEPGFMLIPERDAATNCFVAEDVDAAWGEIGKYLLHDAMAYSEWNPDNTVSANITTAKTVDELRYESTSHVILPIDEARKRVAAGEVFNINPLCGGIPPEIAWPYLKTFVELV from the coding sequence ATGTTCACCCTTCGTTTCGACATGCGAGCACCGTCGATCGGTGCACCACCGACGGAGCTGTACAGGGCGGCCTGCGAGATGTCGGCATGGGCCGAAACCCGCGGATGCGTTGCCGCGGTGTTGTGCGAACATCACTGCGCTGATGACGGTTATCTCCCGTCTCCGTTACTACTGGGCGCGGCGATTGCCGCGCGCACCGAGCAACTGATGCTGAACCTGGTGATCCTGCTGCCCTTTTACGATCCCGCCCGTCTGGCGGAAGACATGGCGGTCTTGGACCACATCAGCGCCGGCCGGGCCACCTACGTGTTCGGGATCGGCTACCGAGCCGAGGAATACGCCCACTTTGGTCTGTCCCTCTCCGATCGCGGCCGCCTGGCCGACGAGAAACTCGGGCTGTTGCGTCGGCTACTCGCCGGCGAGGAGGTGGTGCACGACGGTCGGCAGATGAAGGTCACGCCCCGCCCTCGCACACCAGACGGTCCGATGATGAGCTGGGGTGGCGCCAGCCTCGCCGCAGCGCGTCGCGCTGGACGCAATGGTCTCGGCCTATTGGCTAACGGAGGCGTTCCCGGAATGCAAGAAGCCTATGAAAAGGCATGTCGAGACAACGGTTTCGAACCCGGATTCATGTTGATCCCCGAGCGTGACGCCGCAACCAACTGCTTCGTCGCCGAGGATGTCGACGCGGCGTGGGGCGAAATCGGCAAGTACCTGCTGCATGACGCGATGGCCTACTCGGAATGGAATCCCGACAACACCGTTTCAGCGAACATCACCACCGCCAAGACTGTCGATGAACTGCGATACGAATCGACGTCCCACGTGATATTGCCAATCGATGAGGCGCGAAAGCGCGTCGCCGCCGGTGAGGTGTTCAACATCAATCCGCTGTGTGGCGGGATCCCGCCCGAGATCGCGTGGCCGTACTTGAAGACGTTCGTCGAGCTGGTCTAG
- a CDS encoding dihydrodipicolinate reductase has protein sequence MTATDDLDVVLALEPDCVLYCATAVRREADAIADIATYLEAGINVVTISTIPMVYPSAAPVDWQAALEAAAAKGNSTFYATGAEPGFISLNIPTALLAGAGAIDSYRMDEYAINLDKAYPIWDVLHESMGFGKAEGHVPARIASGKVNHDWETVVRYIADILGLELDDVELDWETLLAPTDLETALGVIPEGTICAHRWQLAGVVDGRKAVAVQYFATVSSTPWPQRWPRPSRQNQGGMVFRVEGRPSMSMELYMEQSASDRVNPGVAVTALAAVNAIPEVVDAPAGLIARPLAGPSIVSRQSRTTRR, from the coding sequence ATCACGGCTACCGATGACCTCGACGTCGTCCTCGCGTTGGAGCCTGACTGCGTCCTGTACTGTGCCACTGCCGTGCGACGTGAGGCCGACGCCATCGCGGACATCGCCACCTATCTGGAGGCGGGGATCAATGTCGTGACGATCTCGACGATCCCGATGGTCTATCCATCGGCCGCACCGGTGGACTGGCAAGCGGCTCTGGAAGCCGCAGCAGCAAAGGGGAATTCGACGTTCTACGCGACCGGCGCGGAGCCGGGCTTCATCAGTCTGAATATTCCCACTGCGCTACTTGCGGGTGCCGGCGCCATCGACTCATATCGGATGGACGAGTACGCGATCAACCTGGACAAGGCTTATCCGATCTGGGATGTCCTGCATGAATCGATGGGCTTCGGAAAAGCGGAAGGGCACGTGCCCGCTCGTATCGCATCGGGAAAGGTCAACCACGATTGGGAAACCGTGGTGCGCTACATAGCCGACATCCTCGGGTTGGAACTCGACGACGTTGAATTGGACTGGGAAACACTGCTCGCACCAACGGATCTGGAGACTGCACTCGGCGTGATTCCGGAGGGGACCATCTGCGCGCACCGTTGGCAGCTTGCCGGCGTCGTCGATGGGCGGAAGGCGGTCGCGGTTCAGTATTTCGCAACGGTGAGTTCGACACCCTGGCCGCAACGCTGGCCGCGGCCGTCGAGGCAGAACCAGGGCGGCATGGTGTTCCGCGTCGAGGGCCGGCCGAGTATGAGCATGGAACTGTACATGGAGCAGTCGGCCTCAGATCGGGTCAACCCGGGTGTGGCCGTCACGGCGCTGGCTGCAGTGAATGCGATTCCCGAAGTCGTCGACGCACCGGCTGGGTTGATCGCGCGTCCGTTGGCGGGCCCCTCCATCGTCAGCAGGCAATCGCGAACCACACGTCGGTAG
- a CDS encoding amidohydrolase family protein translates to MTEPKAFEVWDADNHMYEAVDAYTRYLPEKYSDALKFVEVNGRKKLQILGVITETIPNPTYEVIPTPGAWADYFRGINPEGKTLRELAEPIRCPDEFRRPDLRLALMDRQGVDGAVMFPTTAGMLEERTKSDTELTHAVTHAFNRWLLEDWTFNYEDRIFAVPAISLNDPALGVKELEWCLENGARTVLIRPAPVPRADGTSRSAALPEFDDFWRLVESAGISVQMHNSDSGYERYVDDWEDASEFNGFALSKLRGFIYEESRNIFDTLAAFIAHGVFERFPGVRIGVVENGGSWAHRLLDVFDRVYRKRPYDFSEHPNDVFRRHVWINPFHEEDMSHLVELLGADRVMFGSDYPHPEGLAEPVDFVKELSGLPADTTARVMGGNLKELIGI, encoded by the coding sequence ATGACCGAGCCCAAGGCGTTCGAAGTGTGGGATGCCGACAACCACATGTACGAGGCCGTCGACGCCTACACCCGATACCTACCGGAGAAGTACTCGGATGCGCTCAAGTTCGTTGAGGTGAACGGACGCAAGAAGCTGCAGATCCTTGGAGTCATCACCGAAACCATTCCAAATCCGACCTATGAGGTGATCCCGACACCGGGCGCATGGGCCGACTACTTCCGAGGCATCAATCCAGAAGGCAAGACTCTGCGTGAGCTGGCCGAGCCCATTCGCTGTCCCGACGAGTTCCGCCGTCCCGACCTGCGCCTGGCGCTGATGGACCGCCAGGGCGTCGACGGGGCCGTGATGTTCCCGACGACCGCGGGCATGCTCGAGGAACGGACGAAATCAGACACAGAACTCACCCATGCGGTCACCCACGCCTTCAATCGGTGGCTGCTGGAAGATTGGACGTTCAATTACGAGGACCGCATCTTCGCGGTTCCAGCGATCTCGCTGAACGATCCCGCCCTTGGGGTGAAGGAACTCGAGTGGTGCCTGGAGAACGGCGCAAGGACGGTCTTAATCCGGCCCGCACCGGTACCCCGCGCGGACGGCACCTCGCGTTCGGCAGCGTTGCCGGAGTTCGACGACTTCTGGCGGCTTGTCGAGTCCGCGGGCATCTCGGTGCAGATGCACAATTCGGACTCCGGCTACGAGCGCTACGTCGACGACTGGGAGGACGCGAGCGAATTCAACGGCTTCGCGTTGAGCAAGCTGCGGGGTTTCATCTACGAGGAGAGCCGCAATATCTTCGACACGCTCGCGGCGTTCATCGCGCACGGAGTATTCGAGCGCTTCCCCGGCGTGCGCATCGGGGTGGTCGAGAACGGCGGCTCGTGGGCGCACCGCTTGTTGGACGTCTTCGACCGCGTCTACCGCAAGAGGCCGTACGACTTCAGCGAGCATCCCAATGACGTCTTCCGCAGGCACGTCTGGATCAACCCGTTCCACGAGGAGGACATGTCGCATCTCGTCGAGCTTCTCGGCGCGGACCGGGTGATGTTCGGTTCGGACTATCCGCACCCCGAAGGTCTCGCCGAACCCGTCGACTTCGTCAAAGAGCTGAGCGGCCTACCAGCGGACACCACCGCACGGGTGATGGGCGGCAATCTCAAGGAACTGATCGGGATCTGA
- a CDS encoding SDR family NAD(P)-dependent oxidoreductase: MSLDDHTVLVTGSGAGVGRGIAMALASDGAHVIVATRSENGLAVANEITARGDAATWARCDVTDRDTVIGAVDLAVATTGRLDAVVHNATSNASSQPHDLAGVDRSLWNDHFSVSLRGAHHCAVSAFDALQKQGGTFIVMTSPAGIEGSATLPLYATMKGALRGFAKSLAREWARYGITVNVVSPLAYSPAMTAAIAAEPAMEERLSRRIPLGRIGDPERDIGAAVAWLVGPAARFVTGQTLGIDGGHYTNL, from the coding sequence GTGAGTCTCGACGACCACACCGTTTTGGTGACTGGATCAGGCGCAGGGGTGGGACGTGGTATCGCGATGGCACTCGCCTCGGATGGTGCGCACGTGATCGTAGCCACTCGATCCGAAAACGGGCTCGCGGTCGCCAACGAGATCACCGCTCGGGGCGACGCTGCCACCTGGGCCCGCTGCGATGTGACCGACCGCGATACCGTAATCGGCGCGGTCGATCTCGCCGTCGCCACCACCGGGCGCCTCGATGCAGTGGTTCACAACGCGACAAGCAACGCCTCGAGCCAACCGCATGACCTTGCCGGCGTCGACCGCTCATTGTGGAACGACCATTTTTCGGTGTCCCTGCGCGGCGCACATCACTGCGCGGTCTCCGCGTTCGACGCATTACAAAAGCAAGGTGGCACTTTCATCGTCATGACCTCGCCCGCCGGTATCGAGGGCAGCGCGACGCTGCCTCTCTACGCCACGATGAAGGGGGCGTTACGGGGCTTCGCGAAGAGCCTTGCGCGGGAGTGGGCTCGTTACGGTATCACCGTGAACGTGGTCTCACCGCTGGCCTATTCACCCGCGATGACCGCTGCCATCGCGGCAGAACCCGCCATGGAAGAGCGGCTATCGCGCCGGATTCCCTTGGGCCGCATCGGAGATCCTGAACGCGACATCGGCGCCGCCGTCGCCTGGCTCGTCGGTCCCGCCGCACGCTTCGTCACCGGGCAAACTCTGGGCATCGACGGCGGCCACTACACCAATCTTTAG
- a CDS encoding zinc-binding dehydrogenase, which produces MVLNGGRLQVRETADPVPGQGELLLKTLSTAICASDVHFMDHPELAIDDPTGRSLYDEQRDIVMGHEFVGEVIGHGPGCSDAFPIGSRVTSMPIRLVDGGAGGLRIIGQHPEAQGSFGELLVVPEATAKVVEGPVSSDAIAVVDAFAVGEFYVRASRLQPGEVPIVIGAGAIGLSAVAALSARGIEPIIVSDYKADRRELAAASFGAHALVDPAQRSVFDVFREVRAERHLGGSAVVFECVGASGLIDSIVKEAEFSSRIYCAGGWYTGDTLDITEATRNGLTLQFGGGPMPQDWYGVLDAVVEGRLDPLPSIGRIIGLDDVPEALDQARRSEGPPRIVIHPNGDVA; this is translated from the coding sequence GTGGTGTTGAACGGCGGCCGGCTGCAGGTGCGTGAAACCGCCGATCCCGTTCCCGGGCAGGGCGAGTTATTGCTGAAGACGCTCAGCACCGCGATCTGCGCCTCGGACGTGCATTTCATGGACCATCCAGAACTCGCGATCGACGACCCGACGGGACGATCGCTGTATGACGAGCAGCGTGACATCGTCATGGGGCACGAGTTCGTCGGCGAGGTGATCGGCCACGGACCTGGGTGCAGCGATGCCTTCCCGATCGGCTCGCGCGTCACGTCGATGCCGATCCGGCTGGTCGACGGAGGCGCCGGCGGCCTGCGCATCATTGGGCAGCACCCCGAAGCGCAGGGCAGTTTCGGTGAGCTGCTGGTGGTGCCCGAGGCGACGGCGAAGGTCGTCGAGGGACCCGTGTCCAGCGATGCCATCGCCGTCGTCGACGCCTTCGCGGTCGGGGAGTTCTACGTCCGCGCCTCCCGACTCCAACCCGGTGAAGTCCCCATCGTGATCGGAGCCGGCGCGATCGGCCTGTCCGCGGTTGCGGCACTGTCCGCTCGGGGCATCGAGCCGATCATCGTCTCCGATTACAAGGCTGATCGTCGCGAACTGGCCGCGGCGAGCTTTGGCGCCCACGCCTTGGTCGACCCCGCACAGCGCTCGGTGTTCGATGTGTTCCGCGAGGTGCGCGCCGAGCGCCACCTGGGCGGTTCGGCGGTGGTCTTTGAATGCGTTGGCGCGTCAGGCCTTATCGACTCCATCGTCAAAGAGGCGGAGTTCTCCTCCCGCATCTACTGCGCCGGTGGCTGGTACACCGGTGACACCCTCGACATCACCGAGGCCACCCGCAACGGGCTGACGCTCCAGTTCGGAGGCGGACCGATGCCGCAGGACTGGTACGGCGTCCTGGACGCCGTGGTCGAAGGGCGGCTCGACCCGCTGCCGAGCATCGGTCGGATCATCGGGCTGGACGACGTGCCCGAAGCGCTGGACCAGGCCCGTAGGTCCGAGGGCCCCCCTCGGATCGTCATCCATCCGAATGGAGATGTCGCATGA
- a CDS encoding SDR family NAD(P)-dependent oxidoreductase yields MTDDFATKYGPWAIVVGASDGVGALFAERIASEGVNVVLVARRRHVLEDVAEGIRERTEAQTRTLPVDLTDADASKKIIDATADIDIGMLVYCAGGDPNYQPFLSNPVSAAESLLQRNCLVLMRLCHHFARPMVERGRGGIVNFTSGAALAGGRNMVAYGGTKAFDMVFTEGLWVELHDKGVDVLGLVLGMTDTPALRKLEYERGRLASLDEVPTGAVSAASVVDEAFANLGNGPTVATGDDTRMAFELFKSMSRNEVVQLIMQMSTEVMGTDERPGS; encoded by the coding sequence ATGACCGATGACTTCGCGACCAAGTACGGGCCGTGGGCGATCGTCGTTGGTGCGTCCGATGGCGTCGGGGCCCTGTTCGCCGAGCGCATCGCGTCCGAAGGCGTCAACGTGGTGTTGGTCGCGCGTCGTCGACATGTGCTCGAGGACGTAGCCGAGGGCATCCGCGAGCGCACCGAGGCTCAGACCCGGACGCTGCCCGTCGACCTCACCGACGCTGACGCCTCGAAAAAGATCATCGATGCCACAGCTGACATCGATATCGGAATGTTGGTCTATTGCGCAGGCGGCGATCCTAACTACCAACCCTTCCTTTCCAACCCGGTGTCTGCAGCAGAATCCCTACTGCAACGCAACTGTCTGGTGCTGATGCGGCTGTGTCACCACTTCGCCCGTCCCATGGTCGAGCGGGGTCGAGGCGGCATCGTGAACTTTACCTCCGGGGCGGCGTTGGCCGGTGGCCGAAACATGGTGGCTTACGGCGGAACCAAGGCCTTCGACATGGTGTTCACCGAGGGGCTGTGGGTCGAGCTGCATGACAAGGGGGTAGATGTCCTCGGTCTTGTCCTCGGCATGACCGATACGCCTGCACTGCGCAAGTTGGAATACGAGCGCGGGCGGCTGGCATCTCTCGATGAGGTCCCTACGGGTGCGGTCAGCGCGGCGAGTGTCGTCGACGAGGCCTTTGCCAACCTTGGCAACGGACCGACTGTCGCGACCGGCGACGACACCCGGATGGCCTTTGAACTTTTCAAGTCCATGTCACGCAACGAGGTGGTCCAACTGATCATGCAGATGAGCACCGAAGTCATGGGTACCGACGAACGCCCGGGGAGTTAG
- a CDS encoding IclR family transcriptional regulator, which yields MRGAGSAPTERVLDVIELLSHPENRTMRFSDVVRDLDLSQATAHAILKTLADRGWVQRDPVDKTFSLGPALALIGARLDSARPLAKLAHEAARRLATMIDLPASVVERTGNDLVITAFEQPKGGALSSSPNERIPYTAPFGVAFAAWDTPDAQHAWIHRAATDDTELTRQLHDVLAQTRERGYDIDWMTPALAQAAHTIGSLSDHSLPVNMRSIIDQLRVEFTSAALTSDHDPRAPRPVATISAPVLDNNGHIQLVLGVHPVRAMTARDVARTVKPLLDEVARLSTT from the coding sequence TTGCGCGGAGCGGGTTCGGCACCGACTGAGCGTGTTCTCGATGTCATCGAGTTGCTCAGCCACCCCGAGAACAGAACGATGCGGTTTTCCGACGTGGTACGTGATCTCGACCTCTCCCAGGCCACCGCGCACGCGATCCTCAAGACGCTGGCCGATCGCGGATGGGTCCAGCGAGATCCTGTCGACAAGACGTTCAGCCTCGGCCCGGCACTGGCACTCATCGGCGCCCGCCTGGACAGCGCCCGTCCCCTGGCGAAGCTCGCACATGAAGCGGCGCGCCGCCTCGCCACCATGATTGACCTGCCCGCCTCCGTCGTCGAGCGCACCGGCAACGATCTCGTCATCACGGCCTTCGAGCAGCCGAAAGGCGGCGCGCTCTCGTCATCCCCGAATGAACGCATCCCCTACACCGCCCCTTTCGGCGTTGCGTTCGCCGCGTGGGACACCCCTGACGCGCAACACGCCTGGATTCATCGTGCCGCAACAGATGACACCGAACTGACCCGCCAACTGCACGACGTACTCGCACAGACCCGCGAGCGCGGTTATGACATCGACTGGATGACGCCTGCACTCGCGCAGGCGGCGCACACGATCGGATCGCTGTCCGACCACTCGCTACCGGTCAACATGCGTTCCATCATCGATCAGTTGCGGGTTGAATTCACTTCGGCAGCACTGACGTCGGACCATGACCCCCGCGCGCCTCGCCCCGTAGCCACCATTTCCGCACCGGTCCTCGACAACAACGGCCACATCCAACTGGTCCTCGGCGTCCATCCCGTGCGGGCAATGACAGCGCGCGACGTGGCGCGGACGGTGAAGCCACTCCTCGACGAAGTCGCTCGGCTCAGTACTACGTAG